One genomic window of Caminibacter pacificus includes the following:
- the purU gene encoding formyltetrahydrofolate deformylase, producing the protein MKYTLLIDCDDKKGLVYKISKVLYENDFNIETQQEFVDKENNKFFFRAVIAGEVDKEKLKEQILKEVPCANIRIFKKRKKRLFLMATKEAHALGDILIKQYSGDLDVEIIGVIANRENLRDLVEKFDIPFYYIPAEGKSRVEHENEMLEIIKPTNPDFIILAKFMRILTPNFVEEFPNKIINIHHSFLPAFIGANPYKQAYDRGVKIIGATAHFVNNNLDDGPIIEQDVIRVDHEMSWEEMRLQGRDIEKIVLSRAIKLAIEDRIFVYANKTIIL; encoded by the coding sequence ATGAAATATACTCTTTTAATCGATTGTGATGACAAAAAAGGGCTTGTATATAAAATCAGCAAGGTTTTATACGAAAACGACTTCAATATAGAAACTCAACAGGAATTCGTTGATAAAGAAAACAACAAATTCTTTTTCCGCGCCGTAATTGCCGGAGAGGTTGATAAAGAAAAATTAAAAGAGCAGATTTTAAAAGAAGTGCCTTGTGCGAATATTAGAATTTTCAAAAAGCGCAAAAAAAGACTCTTTTTAATGGCTACAAAAGAAGCTCACGCTCTTGGAGATATTCTTATTAAACAATATAGTGGCGATTTGGACGTAGAGATTATAGGAGTTATCGCAAATAGAGAAAATCTAAGAGATTTAGTGGAAAAATTCGATATTCCTTTTTATTACATTCCGGCTGAGGGCAAAAGCCGCGTAGAACACGAAAACGAAATGCTTGAAATCATAAAACCTACAAATCCCGATTTTATAATTTTGGCAAAATTTATGAGAATATTGACACCTAATTTCGTAGAAGAGTTCCCGAATAAAATAATAAACATACACCATTCGTTTCTTCCGGCATTCATCGGAGCAAACCCTTACAAACAGGCGTATGATAGAGGCGTAAAAATCATAGGAGCAACGGCCCACTTCGTAAACAACAACCTCGACGACGGACCGATAATCGAACAAGACGTAATCAGAGTCGACCACGAAATGAGCTGGGAAGAGATGAGACTTCAAGGACGTGATATCGAAAAAATAGTGCTCAGCCGCGCGATTAAGCTTGCTATTGAAGATAGGATATTTGTCTATGCAAATAAGACGATAATATTATAA
- a CDS encoding tRNA (cytidine(34)-2'-O)-methyltransferase produces the protein MFNVVLFNPQIPPNTGNIGRLCVNAGAKLHIVKPIGFDISEKAVKRAGLDYWDKLDLKVWESVDEFLKNVDTSRCFFATTKTKTPYFQKKFKPGDYLIFGSETKGIDEKVLNEHKENCITIPMTREGRSLNLAVSVGIVLYEAIRQNFDEFIDFSQ, from the coding sequence GTGTTTAATGTCGTACTATTTAATCCTCAAATTCCACCAAATACCGGAAATATCGGAAGACTTTGCGTAAATGCCGGAGCAAAACTTCATATCGTAAAGCCCATAGGCTTTGATATTAGTGAAAAAGCTGTAAAAAGAGCGGGGCTTGATTATTGGGATAAGCTTGATTTGAAAGTATGGGAGAGTGTTGATGAGTTTTTGAAAAACGTAGATACGAGTAGATGTTTTTTTGCCACTACAAAAACGAAAACTCCCTATTTTCAAAAAAAATTTAAACCCGGAGATTATCTGATATTCGGAAGCGAAACAAAGGGAATCGACGAAAAAGTCTTAAACGAACATAAAGAAAATTGTATTACAATACCTATGACACGAGAGGGAAGAAGTTTAAATTTAGCCGTAAGCGTGGGAATTGTGCTTTATGAAGCGATAAGACAAAATTTTGATGAATTTATTGATTTTAGTCAATGA
- a CDS encoding nitrous oxide-stimulated promoter family protein: protein MTTDKFKSEIETLTKFFQIYCHDKHQNQYEKEYIIPYKDIKITKTISLCEDCHEMLKYSILRLQECPHDPKPRCRNCDEPCYEKSKYKQMAKMMRYSGMKLGLTKAAKRIKKIFKSS, encoded by the coding sequence ATGACGACTGATAAATTCAAAAGCGAAATAGAAACTCTAACTAAATTTTTCCAAATATACTGCCACGATAAACATCAAAATCAATACGAAAAAGAGTATATCATTCCCTATAAAGATATAAAAATTACAAAAACGATATCACTTTGTGAAGATTGTCATGAGATGCTTAAATATTCGATTTTAAGACTTCAAGAATGCCCTCACGACCCGAAACCGAGATGTAGAAATTGCGACGAGCCGTGTTATGAAAAATCAAAATACAAACAAATGGCTAAAATGATGAGATATTCGGGGATGAAATTAGGACTTACCAAAGCCGCAAAAAGAATAAAAAAAATTTTTAAAAGCTCTTAA
- a CDS encoding OmpP1/FadL family transporter, with protein MKKTLLLSSVLVATLFASGYRIPEQSLKGIALSAANVANASGADSAYYNPANMVFNEDKNSFELLTTMIHLNKVKFQNDNGEVYYSRKEDFIVPQFHFTSKDHNGWRFGFSVTYPAGLSKRWDDTIPEAGAKEFTLKTIELNPVIAKKVNENIGVAFGIRFVKSEGIANVLGLKSNGDGTYTPLYSEYLNGDSFDKGWNAAVAFRSDDQTLRLAATYRSKINLSLSGDASGFYNLYLITGNPADAAKVVAFNTPGKVTVPLPAVLNLAIAKKFGKTTLEFVFDRTYWHSYKKLDFDFKDPAVNAIFGTPKPKDWKDSNTYRFGITHQCSEKLTAMLGYAYDESPVPNSTIDFSLPDSDKHIFSGGIKYKLDDRMSVGISALYTKQKTRRASVYDPITKTYTNGEFKEGGAVLFAAGFDYTF; from the coding sequence ATGAAAAAAACTTTACTACTTTCATCTGTTTTAGTTGCAACTCTTTTTGCAAGCGGATATAGAATACCAGAGCAATCTCTAAAAGGTATAGCTCTTAGTGCCGCAAACGTAGCGAATGCAAGCGGAGCCGATAGCGCTTATTATAACCCTGCGAATATGGTGTTTAATGAAGACAAAAATAGTTTTGAATTATTAACTACAATGATTCATCTTAATAAGGTCAAATTTCAAAACGATAACGGAGAAGTATATTATTCAAGAAAAGAAGATTTCATCGTACCTCAGTTTCATTTCACTTCAAAAGACCATAACGGTTGGAGATTCGGATTTTCGGTAACATACCCGGCAGGTCTTTCAAAAAGATGGGACGATACGATACCTGAAGCAGGAGCAAAAGAATTTACTCTTAAAACTATCGAACTAAACCCCGTAATTGCAAAAAAAGTAAATGAAAACATTGGTGTTGCATTCGGTATCAGATTCGTAAAAAGCGAAGGTATCGCAAATGTTTTGGGGCTTAAATCAAACGGAGACGGAACATACACACCTTTATATTCGGAATATCTAAACGGAGACAGTTTCGATAAAGGATGGAACGCGGCAGTTGCTTTTAGAAGCGACGACCAAACATTAAGACTTGCGGCGACTTACCGCTCGAAAATAAATCTTTCACTTAGCGGTGATGCAAGCGGATTTTATAATCTGTATCTAATCACGGGAAATCCGGCGGATGCTGCAAAAGTAGTAGCTTTTAACACTCCGGGGAAAGTAACGGTACCTTTACCGGCTGTTTTAAATTTAGCTATAGCTAAAAAATTCGGAAAAACAACACTTGAATTCGTATTTGACAGAACATATTGGCATAGTTATAAAAAATTAGACTTCGATTTTAAAGACCCTGCCGTTAATGCAATATTCGGTACTCCAAAACCGAAAGACTGGAAAGATTCCAATACTTACAGATTCGGTATAACACACCAATGCAGCGAAAAACTAACAGCAATGTTAGGATATGCTTATGACGAATCTCCAGTGCCTAACTCTACAATAGATTTCAGTCTGCCGGATAGCGATAAACATATCTTTTCAGGAGGTATAAAATATAAACTTGACGATAGAATGAGTGTAGGAATTTCAGCTCTTTATACAAAACAAAAAACAAGAAGAGCAAGCGTATACGACCCGATTACGAAAACATATACAAACGGGGAATTTAAAGAGGGAGGAGCGGTATTATTCGCCGCCGGATTCGATTATACTTTCTGA
- a CDS encoding ribonuclease R family protein: MKEFAYKLVKGIDRKDIPRDKRDIINDLIALGIVTSGKIIQLKSKYRIGKVDVTKKGFGFLIPIGVKEKDYLIEAHHLNGASKGDLVVAERLFNKKGRPKAKVVYILEKAFAYTVAYLTYEFKNGKKQPVLKNIKTDMPIFVSEKKKTLKKLPDGAVFKVNNYTAKIEEVLGVLQDPWVDEKISLALYNKKEEFSKKAIKEARAYGDYVDKSMYPDRMDLTDLPFCTIDPPTAKDHDDAIYFDKEKNELYVAIADVSEYVYLNGNIDREAKERGFSIYFPHKAIPMLPRELSENICSLKEHEDRLAFVFKITLNEKNEVVKEELFEAIINSHRKYSYDRVDEFLDGKFENIDDTDKEILEWLMPLWDRVKNIRAQRLKTGLEFESDEIKMTLDENGMIKDVTLEKETPSHKLIEDCMLLANKAAAKMIDFGIFRVHDKPSQTSLDELYSELGALGIDVDVDEKDFTKVVEGIQSQAKEMGIKKFVDKLIIRSQQQARYDATNTGHFALGFERYTHFTSPIRRYSDLTLHRILKATIKGEKKILDYILRNVEALVVKLSELEREAMKVEWDFYDRKYARYADLHIGDVYKGIIEDTEIPPIAKILEDKLLGARVFLKDKQKFNLFEKVDIEIVKANIATAKIKGKVKKEESESIIESGGE; the protein is encoded by the coding sequence ATGAAAGAATTTGCTTATAAGCTTGTTAAAGGGATAGATAGAAAAGATATCCCAAGAGACAAGCGTGATATTATAAACGATTTGATTGCGCTTGGAATTGTTACAAGCGGGAAAATCATTCAACTTAAATCGAAATATAGAATCGGAAAAGTTGATGTAACAAAAAAGGGATTCGGATTTTTAATTCCTATTGGTGTTAAAGAAAAAGACTACCTAATCGAAGCTCATCATCTAAACGGAGCGAGCAAAGGGGATTTGGTAGTAGCCGAGAGATTATTTAACAAAAAAGGAAGACCAAAAGCGAAAGTCGTATATATTTTAGAAAAGGCTTTTGCTTATACGGTGGCGTATTTGACGTATGAATTCAAAAACGGCAAAAAACAGCCGGTATTAAAAAATATTAAAACGGATATGCCGATTTTCGTTAGCGAAAAGAAAAAAACATTAAAAAAACTTCCTGACGGAGCTGTATTTAAGGTCAATAATTATACGGCGAAAATCGAGGAAGTTTTGGGTGTATTGCAAGACCCATGGGTAGATGAAAAAATTTCTCTTGCTTTGTATAACAAAAAAGAGGAATTTAGTAAAAAAGCTATTAAAGAGGCAAGAGCATACGGCGATTATGTAGATAAGTCGATGTATCCGGATAGAATGGATTTGACCGATTTGCCGTTTTGTACAATCGACCCTCCGACTGCAAAAGACCATGACGACGCAATTTATTTCGATAAAGAAAAAAACGAGCTTTATGTAGCTATAGCGGATGTTAGCGAATATGTTTATCTAAACGGAAACATCGATAGAGAAGCGAAAGAGAGAGGGTTTAGTATCTACTTTCCTCACAAAGCCATACCGATGCTTCCAAGAGAGCTTAGCGAAAACATTTGTTCTTTAAAAGAGCACGAAGACAGACTTGCGTTTGTTTTTAAAATTACTCTTAATGAAAAAAACGAAGTGGTAAAAGAGGAGCTTTTCGAAGCTATTATAAACTCTCATAGAAAATATTCGTATGACAGAGTGGATGAGTTTTTGGACGGAAAGTTTGAAAATATCGACGATACCGATAAAGAGATACTTGAATGGTTGATGCCGCTATGGGATAGAGTTAAAAATATAAGAGCTCAAAGGCTAAAAACAGGTCTTGAATTTGAGAGTGACGAAATTAAAATGACTCTTGATGAAAACGGGATGATTAAAGACGTTACTCTTGAAAAAGAGACGCCGTCTCATAAGCTGATAGAAGATTGTATGCTTCTTGCAAATAAAGCGGCGGCTAAGATGATTGATTTCGGTATTTTCAGAGTACATGACAAACCGTCACAAACATCGCTTGACGAACTATATAGTGAGCTTGGGGCACTCGGAATTGATGTTGATGTCGATGAAAAAGATTTTACGAAAGTTGTTGAGGGTATTCAATCTCAAGCAAAAGAGATGGGTATAAAAAAATTCGTCGATAAACTTATTATCCGTTCTCAACAACAAGCAAGATACGATGCAACAAATACGGGGCATTTCGCTTTGGGATTTGAGAGATATACACATTTCACTTCACCTATTAGAAGATATTCGGATCTTACGCTTCATAGAATTTTAAAAGCGACTATTAAAGGTGAGAAGAAGATTCTTGATTATATTTTAAGAAATGTCGAAGCTCTTGTGGTGAAATTAAGCGAGCTTGAGAGAGAAGCTATGAAAGTCGAGTGGGATTTTTATGACAGAAAATATGCAAGATATGCAGATTTACACATCGGAGATGTTTATAAAGGTATAATCGAAGACACCGAAATTCCGCCTATTGCTAAAATTCTTGAAGATAAATTATTAGGAGCGAGAGTATTTCTTAAAGATAAACAAAAATTTAATCTTTTTGAAAAGGTGGATATTGAAATCGTAAAAGCAAATATTGCAACTGCAAAAATAAAAGGTAAAGTAAAAAAAGAGGAATCAGAAAGTATAATCGAATCCGGCGGCGAATAA
- a CDS encoding HDOD domain-containing protein — MNEKILTQIKSLPPLPDSVVKIQEITSNPDAGVKDLVPIIEKDPMLKADLLKAANSPLYGFARQIKTVDRAVALFGMTTVKGFVISFAIRNTLKFDLSAYGISEDQFQDVALKRNALAFNWYRLNKQKLDIIATDAFLIDIGAVIISLILITENRHNEFRNKLTPQNRYALEKEYVGATTPEITAELFKRWHFGQDLIIPIQYIDNPENAPEYNECAASLDVLRTTYDLLDPNNEENLNKAFEKIEKYNLDINQFKEALEKISN, encoded by the coding sequence ATGAATGAAAAAATTTTAACCCAAATCAAATCACTTCCACCTCTTCCTGATAGCGTAGTTAAAATTCAAGAAATTACCAGTAATCCTGATGCCGGAGTTAAAGATTTAGTTCCGATAATTGAAAAAGACCCTATGTTAAAAGCAGATTTGTTAAAGGCTGCCAATTCTCCACTTTATGGATTTGCAAGACAAATCAAAACGGTAGATAGAGCCGTAGCGCTTTTTGGGATGACTACAGTAAAAGGTTTCGTAATTTCTTTTGCGATAAGAAATACTCTTAAATTCGATTTGAGTGCTTATGGGATAAGTGAAGACCAATTTCAAGATGTTGCGTTAAAAAGAAACGCACTTGCATTTAATTGGTATAGATTAAATAAGCAAAAACTTGATATAATTGCAACCGATGCTTTTTTGATTGATATCGGGGCGGTGATCATTTCCTTGATACTTATTACTGAAAACAGACACAATGAATTCAGAAACAAACTAACTCCTCAAAACAGATATGCACTCGAAAAAGAATACGTAGGTGCGACTACACCGGAAATTACCGCGGAACTATTCAAACGCTGGCATTTCGGACAAGATTTAATTATACCAATACAATATATCGATAATCCGGAAAATGCGCCTGAATATAACGAGTGTGCGGCAAGTTTGGATGTTTTAAGAACGACATACGACTTGTTAGACCCTAATAACGAGGAGAATTTAAATAAAGCTTTTGAAAAAATTGAAAAATATAACTTAGATATAAATCAATTCAAAGAGGCATTGGAAAAAATTAGTAACTAA
- a CDS encoding tetratricopeptide repeat protein: MHRYEELEKLYYKKKRNQIIVIILLALFFVLVYKLIEYANIQTGLKTQKIVENNITKEKLAKTSPKNNDNTTHNNSIKVSNQENSSKTEKKEKKVAKLEFILPNIAEVKTPVESKKITKNPEPKTVTKPTPKPKKVEKEITKQTLPSKLNLQVEKVDLQQLIASFNQNPNYDLAITISKEFFKRGNLKEAQKWALKANTMEPERVESWLQFADILLKQGKKDKAIQILRVYIDSYGENDEINRKLRSLNE, from the coding sequence ATGCATAGATATGAAGAATTAGAAAAGCTTTATTATAAAAAAAAACGAAATCAAATTATTGTAATAATTTTATTAGCTCTATTTTTTGTTTTAGTTTATAAATTAATAGAATATGCAAATATTCAGACTGGTTTAAAAACTCAAAAAATAGTAGAAAATAATATAACTAAAGAAAAACTTGCGAAAACTTCACCAAAAAATAATGATAATACAACACACAATAATTCTATAAAAGTTTCTAACCAAGAAAATAGTTCTAAAACAGAGAAAAAAGAAAAAAAAGTAGCTAAACTTGAATTTATATTGCCAAATATTGCCGAAGTAAAAACTCCGGTAGAATCAAAAAAAATCACTAAAAATCCAGAACCAAAAACTGTAACAAAACCGACACCTAAACCTAAAAAAGTTGAAAAAGAAATAACTAAGCAAACTCTTCCATCAAAACTTAATTTACAAGTAGAAAAAGTAGATTTACAACAACTTATCGCTTCTTTTAATCAAAATCCGAATTATGATTTGGCTATAACAATTTCTAAAGAGTTTTTTAAAAGAGGTAATTTAAAAGAAGCTCAAAAATGGGCTTTAAAAGCAAATACAATGGAACCTGAAAGGGTTGAAAGTTGGCTCCAATTTGCCGATATACTTTTGAAACAAGGGAAAAAAGATAAAGCCATTCAAATCTTAAGAGTTTATATTGACTCTTATGGTGAGAATGATGAAATCAACCGAAAGTTAAGGAGCCTAAATGAATGA
- a CDS encoding ATP-binding protein, which produces MSKFADARELFRDVVDLRNYIPLKTSEKTKQDLINAIKQKEKMILLTGAAGSGKSLILKSVYEELKQNTDVFYINNPYLEIDSVLELIKTLGLETHHILLLDEAQLLTPETWENLRIYADKGNITIVFATHDTDVNKLLQKKHFKTRINYIIPVKNVSFSEMENFIYSKLLKNNFNDTAEMLTKKNFKKIYKYTRGSLRATNQLMFKLFDVVDYFYEKEPSRFSKNKIDNKYIEIAIMDLKAIDA; this is translated from the coding sequence TTGAGCAAGTTCGCGGACGCTAGGGAGCTGTTTAGAGATGTAGTTGATTTGAGGAATTATATTCCTCTTAAAACTTCTGAAAAAACGAAACAAGATTTAATAAATGCGATTAAACAAAAAGAGAAGATGATTCTTCTCACCGGTGCTGCCGGTAGTGGTAAAAGTTTGATTTTAAAAAGCGTATATGAAGAATTAAAACAAAATACAGATGTCTTTTATATTAATAATCCTTATTTGGAAATTGACTCGGTGCTTGAACTTATAAAAACTCTAGGCCTTGAAACTCATCATATTTTATTACTTGACGAAGCTCAACTTCTTACTCCTGAAACATGGGAAAATCTTAGAATTTACGCTGATAAGGGTAATATTACTATAGTGTTTGCCACTCATGATACGGATGTTAATAAGCTTCTTCAAAAAAAACACTTCAAAACGAGAATTAACTATATTATTCCTGTGAAAAATGTTTCTTTTTCTGAAATGGAAAACTTTATTTATTCTAAACTTTTGAAAAATAACTTCAACGATACAGCTGAAATGTTAACTAAAAAAAATTTTAAAAAAATTTATAAATATACAAGAGGTTCATTAAGAGCAACGAATCAGTTGATGTTTAAACTTTTTGACGTTGTGGATTATTTTTATGAAAAAGAGCCTAGTAGGTTTTCAAAAAACAAAATAGATAATAAATATATAGAAATTGCTATAATGGACTTAAAGGCTATCGATGCATAG
- a CDS encoding type II secretion system protein GspD, with product MKKLVLVLFFAISLFANDCNNKLFNYANSINPSDRLTVKEFLNLLVTQQCGINIVYKDRKAKIELSKKMPFVRIKNYTLPQILDLVLAKRGLFYTLKNNELDISYYKTKTYKLDFISTTREGEAQLNATDNTVKNTYKFDFWDNLKEKITLILKNNSDTSITLASVIGKGAKNTKANEGYFEPIVDKDSGIIVVTGTMKQIKAVDNFMKNLYKALTKEVLIDVRIYSVELSSSHKTGIDWSKLQIALPDSTVPLRSRYIAGSASLFNNATFSASALLNFLAQNGNVNSISNPKIVTLNNQKAIISVGDTIYYKYASKVVTDQNGNPSTEYTIDSKFVGVVLDITPQISDNGEIILSIAPRISAFRDATQLTNTDRGMPPDTKDSTMLSIVKMKDNQTLVLGGLITNDKTLKVNGVPILKEIPLLKYFFSSREQITSKKELVFVITPHIIDLKKKKTLRDLGFEQVRGR from the coding sequence ATGAAAAAGTTAGTGTTAGTTTTGTTTTTTGCAATCTCGTTGTTTGCAAATGATTGTAATAACAAACTGTTTAATTATGCGAACAGTATTAATCCAAGCGACAGATTAACAGTGAAAGAATTTTTAAATTTATTGGTGACGCAACAGTGCGGAATCAATATAGTTTATAAAGACAGAAAAGCTAAAATTGAATTAAGTAAAAAAATGCCTTTTGTAAGAATCAAAAACTATACTTTACCTCAAATTTTAGATTTAGTTCTTGCAAAAAGAGGGCTTTTTTACACTTTGAAAAATAATGAACTTGATATTAGTTATTATAAAACAAAAACATACAAACTTGATTTTATTTCGACTACGAGAGAAGGTGAAGCGCAATTAAATGCTACGGACAATACGGTAAAAAATACTTATAAGTTTGATTTTTGGGATAATCTTAAAGAAAAAATCACTTTAATTTTGAAAAATAATTCTGATACTTCGATTACATTAGCATCCGTAATAGGTAAAGGGGCTAAAAACACTAAAGCTAACGAAGGTTACTTTGAACCGATTGTAGATAAAGATAGCGGTATTATCGTAGTAACAGGTACAATGAAACAAATTAAAGCGGTTGATAACTTTATGAAAAACTTATACAAAGCTTTAACTAAAGAAGTGTTGATTGATGTTAGAATTTATAGTGTTGAGCTAAGTTCTTCTCATAAGACAGGTATTGATTGGAGTAAATTACAAATCGCACTTCCTGATAGTACGGTTCCTTTAAGAAGTAGATATATAGCAGGTAGTGCTTCATTGTTTAATAATGCAACTTTTAGTGCGAGTGCATTACTTAACTTTTTAGCGCAAAACGGAAACGTTAATTCTATTTCTAATCCTAAAATCGTAACGTTAAATAATCAAAAAGCTATTATTAGCGTTGGTGATACGATTTATTATAAATATGCTTCAAAAGTTGTTACGGATCAAAATGGAAACCCTTCAACAGAATATACTATTGATTCAAAATTCGTAGGTGTAGTATTAGATATTACTCCTCAAATTAGTGATAACGGTGAAATAATTTTAAGTATCGCACCAAGAATAAGTGCTTTTAGAGATGCAACTCAATTAACAAATACTGATAGAGGTATGCCGCCTGATACTAAAGACTCTACAATGCTTAGCATCGTAAAAATGAAAGACAATCAAACATTGGTACTTGGTGGGTTAATTACTAATGATAAAACTTTAAAAGTAAACGGAGTACCTATTTTGAAAGAAATTCCATTACTAAAATACTTTTTCTCATCAAGAGAACAAATTACATCAAAAAAAGAATTGGTATTTGTTATTACTCCACATATTATAGATTTAAAAAAGAAAAAAACATTAAGGGATTTGGGATTTGAGCAAGTTCGCGGACGCTAG
- the era gene encoding GTPase Era, giving the protein MQENGREGIKMEEKEESRGIKSGFVGILGKPNAGKSTLLNWLLGEKIALVSPKANASRKRVNAIVMHGDDQIILLDTPGLHEKEKLLNKFMLKEALKALGDSDLVLFLADVRDDLDGYKWFLELNKKKIPHIVVLTKTDLVNQEEIENKKRAYEKLGEALAVVPISAVEGKGKDELLDEIVKHLPEHPYYYDPEIISTEHIRNIYKELIREALFEKLGDELPYETDVLIDKIEEFDNLDKVYATIIVERPSQKGMIIGKKGRKIKEIGMYARKLLEQFSGKKIYLELYVKVVPGWSKNKKMLEELGYEVE; this is encoded by the coding sequence ATGCAAGAGAATGGGAGAGAAGGAATAAAAATGGAAGAAAAAGAAGAAAGTAGGGGAATAAAAAGTGGATTTGTCGGGATTTTAGGAAAACCAAATGCCGGAAAATCCACACTTTTAAATTGGCTTTTGGGAGAAAAAATAGCACTTGTTTCTCCAAAAGCTAATGCAAGCAGAAAAAGGGTCAATGCAATTGTAATGCATGGAGACGATCAAATTATTTTACTTGATACTCCGGGACTTCACGAAAAAGAAAAACTTTTAAATAAGTTTATGTTAAAAGAAGCTTTAAAAGCTCTTGGGGATAGTGATTTAGTACTTTTCTTAGCCGATGTAAGAGATGATTTGGACGGATATAAGTGGTTTTTGGAACTTAATAAAAAAAAGATTCCGCATATCGTAGTATTAACTAAAACCGATCTTGTTAACCAAGAAGAAATAGAAAATAAAAAAAGAGCTTATGAAAAGTTGGGAGAAGCATTAGCCGTAGTACCGATTAGCGCGGTTGAAGGTAAAGGAAAAGACGAACTTCTTGATGAAATAGTAAAACATTTGCCGGAACACCCATATTATTATGATCCTGAAATAATCTCAACAGAACATATTAGGAATATTTACAAAGAGCTTATTAGGGAAGCTTTGTTTGAAAAGTTAGGTGACGAGTTACCATATGAAACAGACGTATTAATAGATAAAATCGAGGAATTTGACAATTTAGACAAAGTTTATGCTACAATTATAGTTGAACGACCTAGCCAAAAGGGAATGATAATAGGTAAAAAAGGTCGAAAGATAAAAGAAATCGGTATGTATGCCAGAAAACTTTTAGAACAATTTAGCGGTAAAAAGATTTATCTTGAACTTTATGTAAAAGTTGTCCCGGGTTGGAGCAAAAACAAAAAAATGCTCGAAGAATTAGGATATGAGGTAGAATAA